Part of the Bacillus sp. N1-1 genome, GTAAGATTCACATTAACTCCAGGAGGTGTTTGTTCTAACTGCCGAAGATAAAGCTCTTTGTTTCCGCCTCCGCCTGGAATCAAGCCAACCCCTACTTCTACAAGACCCATATAGGTTTCAAATGAAGATTGAATGGAAGCGGCCGGCATACATACTTCCGCTCCACCACCTAGTGTCATTTGGAAAGGCGCTGCAACAACAGGTTTGTTTGAATAACGGATACGCCCCATCGACTGCTGGAACTTTCTTGCAACCATTTCAATTTCAAAGAAATTATCATCCTGCGCTTCCATTAACATGTAAGCAACATTGGCACCAACACAGAAATTTTTACCCTGGTTTCCAATCACAAGACCTTCAAAGTTTTTCTCTGTTTCATCAACAGCTTCATTAATCATCTGGAGGATATCCATCCCGATCGCATTGTTTTGGGAATGAAACTCAAGCCCCGCCACCCCATCACCTAGATCAAGAAGCGTTGCGCCAGTGTTTTTCTTAATCACGCGATTCTGAGCTTTTAGTCCTTTAAGATGAATAATTTTCTTGCTTTCTTCAACTACTTTCTGATCACCTTTATGATAGAAAGATTGAGTGGCGCCTTCCTGCTTATAGAAAGACGTTTGCCCTGAGGCAAGCATCTGATCAACCCACTCAGGAATCGTTTCACCTTCTTCTTTCATTCGAGCGACTGACTTCTCTACTCCAAGTGCATCCCACGTTTCGAACGGACCCATTTCCCAGCCAAAGCCCCATTTCATCGCGCGGTCGACGGCATCAATATCGTCTGCAATTTCATAGGCTTTCTCAGCAGAATAAAGAAGGACAGGTTTCATAATGTTCCAGATTAACTCACCAGCACGATCATTCGCATAAGCAAGCGCTTTCAGTTTATCCGCTTTTGATTTTGCTTGTTTGCTTGCCTCAACAGAAGCGGTTTTTAATTTCTGTCTAGGCTCATAATCAAGCGTTTTAGGGTTTAGCTCTAAAATTTCGCTACCTTTTGCACCTTTTTGCTTTACGAAAAAGCCCTGGCCTGCTTTTGCTCCAATCCAGCCTTTTTCTTTCATCTGCTGCATAAATTCAGGGATGCGGAAAACTTCTTTTTCATCGCCTTCAACCTGTTCAAAAACGTTGTTTGCTACGTGAATAAACGTATCAAGACCCACAACGTCAAGTGTTCTGAATGTTGCGCTTTTCGGACGGCCAATTGCTGGACCCGTTACAGAATCTACTTCACCAACTGAAAAGCCGCGGTTTAGCATTTCTCTCACTGTTACAAGAAGTCCATAAGTTCCGATGCGATTCGCAATAAAGTTTGGAGTATCTTTTGTTTCCACTACACCTTTACCAAGAGTATCCTCACCAAATGTCTTCATATAGGAGAGAACTTCTGGATCAGTATCTTTTGTTGGAATTACTTCAAGAAGCTTTAAGTATCTTGGTGGGTTAAAGAAATGAGTACCAAGGAAGTGTTTTCTAAAATCGTCTGATCTTCCTTCAGCCATCGCTTCTACTGAAATACCCGACGTATTCGAGCTAACAATTGTCCCAGGTCGTCTAAATTGATCTACTTTTTCATATACTTTTTTCTTAATTTCAAGGTTCTCAACGACCACTTCAATGATCCAATCAACTTCCTCCAAGCGTTCCATATCATCTTCCATATTTCCTGCTTCAATTAATTGAATGTGATCTTTTTTCGAAA contains:
- a CDS encoding 3-hydroxyacyl-CoA dehydrogenase NAD-binding domain-containing protein, whose product is MTRSIHKVAVLGAGVMGSGIAAHLANVGIPSLLLDIAPKEPNEKEKAKGLTLADRSVRNRLASEAIEKLKKQKPAPLSKKDHIQLIEAGNMEDDMERLEEVDWIIEVVVENLEIKKKVYEKVDQFRRPGTIVSSNTSGISVEAMAEGRSDDFRKHFLGTHFFNPPRYLKLLEVIPTKDTDPEVLSYMKTFGEDTLGKGVVETKDTPNFIANRIGTYGLLVTVREMLNRGFSVGEVDSVTGPAIGRPKSATFRTLDVVGLDTFIHVANNVFEQVEGDEKEVFRIPEFMQQMKEKGWIGAKAGQGFFVKQKGAKGSEILELNPKTLDYEPRQKLKTASVEASKQAKSKADKLKALAYANDRAGELIWNIMKPVLLYSAEKAYEIADDIDAVDRAMKWGFGWEMGPFETWDALGVEKSVARMKEEGETIPEWVDQMLASGQTSFYKQEGATQSFYHKGDQKVVEESKKIIHLKGLKAQNRVIKKNTGATLLDLGDGVAGLEFHSQNNAIGMDILQMINEAVDETEKNFEGLVIGNQGKNFCVGANVAYMLMEAQDDNFFEIEMVARKFQQSMGRIRYSNKPVVAAPFQMTLGGGAEVCMPAASIQSSFETYMGLVEVGVGLIPGGGGNKELYLRQLEQTPPGVNVNLTDIAANVFETIAMAKVSTSAHEAMERGFIRPQDGISENADHVLHDAKERVLFLAEQGYQPPISKKIPVAGEAGYAAMLMGAKTMKWSGYLSDHDLTIATKLAHVIAGGKVKEGTLVDEQYLLDLEREAFLSLLGEPKTQARMQHMLVKGKPLRN